tttagcacaatgAATGTGTAAGAATTAATAGGTTCTTTGCGTACTTTTGAATTGAATCAACAAATcgaacaaaaggacaaacccaagtcCATCACTAAGAAAGGTGAAAGTATCGCTTTAAAAGTTGCTAAAAAAGAAAGTTCTAATaatgaatgtgatgatgaaatTGCTTTATTAACCAAGAACTTTCAGAAATAGGTGAAAAAGATGGGTAATAAAAAGAATAACTCGAAGTTTTCAAAATGGAATACATCTTTCAAACcttctattaataataaaaaggaaTTCAGTGCAAGGAATGTAAAGGCTTTGGGCACattcaatctgagtgtgcaaacactctgaaaaagaataagaaaagttttaatgtcacttggagtgatgatgaaattgAGAGTGATGAAGAAAATTCTGAGAATGTTGCTCTAACCTCAGTTATTTCTAGTGTGTTATGTGATTCATAACTGGAAGAAAGATTagtatgtttgaataataccatTAAAAAAGAAGATTCAGATTTTGATGATTCagaaatctgtgaagagtctctaGCTGAATCTTACAaggtcatgtatgaaaaatagatACAAGTTACTTCTGAAAATAAAGTCTTgtctaaaatgaataaaaaattgtctcatcaaattgaaacttttgaattaaaaataaaagattatgAGACTGATTTTTGCATTAAAGATGAAAACATCTCtctattaaagaaggaacttgaaaatctCAAGAAAAATGTCCAAATGCAAAATCCTGGATCGCCTATTTTTGAGGAAGTTCAGAATGCAGGTTAAAGAGGCTTTGCTGGTtgtaacgccccaatattttgccttattttacaaaatactaactTTGATGCATAAATTGAAAAGACTCAAAACTGTTTAGAAATACACAGCGGGTTTTACTATAAATATGTAAGAgatgaatgatcattcatatttaaataaaataagtagttgaatgcacttttaaaataaattcacAACATCCCGCTGAGCTCAGAATActttactatataaaaaaaaaaaacaaaaccaaggctCCACCGGTGTTCTAGACCGTCtgctcgtccatagcccctcgcaGTATACATGCCAGAACTGACCCAGctcatcaaacttacattcaatgttccctgtctattgcctgtaggggaaaataaggggggtgagctaaaaagcccagtaaggaaatgtTTATCATCCAATACCATACAATACCACGCAATAACATATATCATTAATATACTAATTAAGTTTTAACAATATCATATACCTTAGTTTATAACCTTACTAGGTAATTGCACACATGAGACCTTTATCATATATGTCCACGCTAACCATTCATAACACATAAATTGAACTCATAACTCCAATAATACTCATAGcgcataatcatatcaatactataaaataTGTCATTACCATAACATAGGCATGCCATAGCCATTACACACATAACCTGGGCCTAACTTGGCCCTACGATAACCTGGGCACCCTTAGCCCTACCATTTCTATAGAGaaaggtatctctacattcaacagcAACATCGTTGTATCATACCTCCCTATAACAATGTCATACACGAATCAGACAAATGCAGGGtaaggtatctctacattcaacggccttaccccgtatcataccccaccatggcccCTCATTTGTACCTGAGACGTTAACATACAACATACCATACATACAATCATGACAACCATAATACATCCATACACACCATAATGTACATTGATTCACAAACTCaaattgtgtccataccacacattctcagtatcATATTCACATTCATAATAATACAtctcaaatattattttaatacacaaataatttaaattgtacAGTTCAATCAAAAAAAACTACCTAATTTCCTTACCTTGGAATCCGAAAGTTAGAATGACTTCAACTATAATCCTTTGGAATGCTTAAACCGAAACAACACTGCTGCAATTATTATTCCTTAATTTTAAACCATGAtaagaaaattctaattagAAGATGGgttgaataaaattaattcttaacaagaaaatcttaattaaacttaccttaGCTCTCTTAAATATATGGTAGTCGATCACCACTATAAACCTCCACTAAGATATAGTCCAACGCTTGTCTCTATATGGTCGCAGAGACCTTTTACTCACACACTCTTACTTTTCTGTAAGTCACTGAACACACACTCCACAATTAGATAATTTTAATAACTAAACCTCACACTTTTACTCATACTATATAAAGTCATAGTATGTACTCTCTCGTTCGGCGCTCCACACCAATTCTTAAAATAAGAACAGAATACTTATcccacaacatatatatatatataaatatcttcCCATATcttttatttgaatttgaaaatatttaaactaACTCCACTAAAATCACTGACATGTTGACTAGTCAATACACCTAAACCTAAAGCAATAAAGACTTAGCACTAATCTACACGTGTTCCtccacaaaaattataaataaaatcttataaaactaattatgtatatatatctgATTCACTCTTATAATCATTTCTAACTAACAATTATGTATTATCTTTATTATTaaggtaatatatattataattataatcataAATCTTATAATACGCCCAACACTTGAGATACACTTCCGAATATAATTCGTATTGAcatagatatttaagttgatatcctAATTTTTCTCCAACCACTTTAGAATCAAACTTAGTCTTTTTATTCCACTCACATAATCATTATAAGCTCCAAGAAACCTTGCCTATGTACCAGAACAACATCACCAATTTAAGCCTAATTAAACTGACTCGTAAATATAACTTAAGTCAATTTAAATGGTTCAATTCCAGCCTAACGGGCTAGTTCCGACTTACTCCACCGCTAATGGACCTTAAGTTATATTTCAGGTCATaactaaataattttcttaactcaTAAGAATACCAAAATCGTTTATTTTTGAAACTAATGCAACTTTATACTTATTTTCAGAAAAATAGCcactacaattaataattatctcTGCTTacactatttaaaaaaaaaaataagacaattatttttatacaattatcatttcaataaatttttaatactattcttaatctggatattacattctaccctccttaaaagaaatttcgtcctcgaaattaaaCTTTCCATGCACTTAGGGTATTATGTCTGCTCTCACCACATTACCTCCTCTTCTACCACATGAACCCAAAAGTCATGTATGTAACGTTTGTCTTACCGGTAAAATCATAACACATTTAATATATACTacttaattttagaattattatACTACTATACTTTACTTAATAACAAAACATACATCATAATAATAACTTACACATACACTTTAAATATACAAGTTTTGCAATTGCATGCTCatgatattataaaatttttcattctcttatgaacatccttacatgtcattAAGAGTAAagatatatacttatatattttttcctcTTATAGACATCCTTACATGCCACATCAGAAACACTATATACTACATAAAATAGCATCCAATAAAGGGCATGCAGAAGATCTTATGTTAGCTTCTCTTTAACTATTCTCATTCCTCCTTTGAATGTTACTACATATAGACAACTTAATTTTCTAGAGAAATATATTCCCACCATAGAGTCACGGTGCCACCTATAGCTTTGTAGTTGTTAATCTATCATCTATAGATACTTGTTCCCATGATACGAGAAAAATTAACACAGACccttttaaatttctttatataattttaatactaCCAATGAACATGAGATATAACTTCTTAGATTCCTTTGTGCAGCCTCTTGATTCTTATACCATTCTATTGTCTCTTTATTGCTAATCTCACCTTTGTTGCCTAATCTTCTGTTATTACTTTCAATCAAGCTTAACCTTGACACTAGCTTGTTTtccataatattattttttttccgtGCATTTGAATTGACAACTTGTTGTTCCAGTGGTCAAGCTTATTCCTGTAGCACTAATAGAAGTGTATGCAGTGAGTATCTCTTCCTTCATACCAGTCTTCCCAGGTGACACAATATTTCATACATATGATACCATCGATTGCTCCAACCATGTTTGTGTATTGTATCTTGATTCTCTTCAATTGAAACATAATTGAAAGCCTCTTTAAATTGCAAAAATTCTCGCTTTCTAAATTGCCCTCCCAATACCTCCAAATCTTTAGAACAAACTTATATTCCAGCGACGATTATCTACTTAAGACTAtaccatatatgtattaaaacataGAAAGCGCACTAATATTCCCTTTAAAATAAGTTGAACCTTACCATGGGTTATCGTAGCTCAACTATTTACTTTCTGTTGACTTTTAACAATAGGTCAACTATACGAATCTTAAAATGTACTAATAAGCCAAGTTATCggggtaaggatactatatataATTGGCAAACCATgccgaacagaccttactctgtccATCACTATTATTTCTCCTATACCCCTACTTGTATTTGATTTACTACTAGagactcactatttataattccttagtcAAGGGTATTTGACTCTTACTTCCCACACTACCTTTAAGCACAAGTCGATACATcctttaagaattttattttatatccaAGTGCAATCAAACTATCAATACCTATCTTGTTCTTTTCTTCTAATTTCTCCACTTTCAATTGGACGAAACTTACTTGTGTCTAATAAGTTGGTTACTGTCGGCTTGAGAGAATCCTTCCAAAAATTTCTGTTACTAGTCCCTTTGGGTCAAGAAAACTTTCAATACTTGTCAAAAATTCTCAACTCTTGATGACTTTTACTTTTGACAGGTCTATTTTCATTCTATTGTCAAACCAGCTCTTTTGACCAAAATCAACactctttgtaattttttttttcctcgtAATCATTTCTTATGACGATACTTCGACATACTTATACTATTATCCATAAAGTAAATCATAAGTTGATAGTAGTATCCTTTGCTTACATCGTATCTTGAATCCATTTATGTTGCATGAGCATTTTCTAATCCCAACACTTCTCAAATACATGTATCATCCTTGTTGTGCCATGAAATTCTTTAAGGTACATCATTTTGGTCTTAGTTGTGTCTCACTTGTCTCTCGTCCCTACGTGAGGCTTTCCTAACCTCTTCTCCTTGAGTGATGCTCCACACAGTTGTTGTTGTATCCATGAGTATTGGAATCTAGAGATGTCACCTTGAATATAAATTTCCCCTCTTCCTAAAGTTTTAAATTTGCGATCTACTCTCTATAGTTGTTTGTTGTACATCCACTGCAAAGTTACATCCACAATCTCTTAGTTGTGTAGTTGTGACCCATTCAGTTGTCTCTCATCGATGTTGTAACCATATTGTTAGTTGTGTCTATATCTTTATTTGTCTTCATTCTAGAAAAAAATTGTCGAAACTATGCACATTTTACTTCGTTGTCTCCTCCATAAAGTAGATGGATGACCTTGAGTTTAAAGCTTTTAGCTTCTCCTTTGGTAACCTATGATTTGTTGATGCTTTGCTTATCCTTTGGTATTCAAGATACCTTCATAAGATATTACCTCTAGCTAATTTTAACGGATcatttcaataaattttaaatactattcttaatctggatattacactGGTCTTGGATGGTACTAAAAGTTTTGGAATGACaaaatttgtaaaatctagtgttcctaTGAATTTTCCTGTTACTACAAATTTAAAGTTTGCTGCTACAAATTCAAAGTCTATAGCTGCAAAGGCAATATTTACAGAAGTAAAGTCTCCAGTAATTagaaaaagagtaagatctcaaGAAAGGAGATTTGtccctattttttatttttgtggtagaaaggGACATATTAGACCGAAATATCTCACCATGCAGAATATGtacaaaacaaattattttagtaatttgaataaatttcaaaagaaacatagtATTATGAAACAAAAACggtttgaaaaagaaaaatggctagctggtttttctaatAAAAGTCTTGCTTtacaaatgtggtattttgacagtgatTGCTCTAGatatatgacaggtgacaaggacttttCGATTAACATCAGGCCAATATAGTGTGGCAAAGTCACATTTGGGAATGGTGTAGCTAGAAATGTCATtggaatgggaactctcaatTTTGAAGGGTTGCCCATATTAAAAAATGTGATGTTGGTTGAGGGGctaagggctaatttacttagcattagtcaaatttgtgaccaagggtTTATTGTCTCATTTgacagtgatcattgttatgtactTAATGATGATAATCAATGTATCTTACAAGTATTTCGATCTAATGATAATTATTATACCCTAACTCCTGTGttcacttgtcattcagctatcaacaacaccattGATTTGTGGTATGCAAAACTTGAAcatattaattacaaaattctaaaaaaattgtcAGATACAGATGTTGTTCATGGTCTACCCAAACTGGGTAAAGAAAGTGTTGGTAAGTATGAACCTTGTCAACTTggtaagcaattaaaaatcactcacaaaagTGTATCAGTTATCAATACCACGAAAGTATTGGAATCACTTCACATGAATCTTATGGGTCTAATTCAAGTTAAAAGTCTAATTGGTAAGcgatatatttttgtgtgtgttgatgattacTCTCCTTTTACATGGGtagattttttaagagaaaaatctgacacatTTGATACTTTTAAAACACAATatttgagattaagagttgaaaaATGATGTAACATTAttaaaattgttcgaattcagagtgatcatggtaaggagtttgagaaCCCTATATATGATGATTTCtgtaagtctacaggtataactcatgaattctCAGCTTCTTAAACttctcaacaaaatggagttgttgagaggaagaatcgaactttgcaagagatggcaagagtgatgttaaatagcaagaagctgACAAAACATTTGTGGGCAGAGGCTATAAACACAACTTTCTATACAATAAActgagtgtttattcgtccaggtacttctaaaacatcttataaaatctggaaaggtaagcatCTTATGCAAAGGGGGACAAAGGATTCATactctctttagaatttcttcttctttaaggAAAACCTAAGAGGGAGCACTATAACAAGAATCTAGGGTTCTTTAACTTGTAAGACCTCATTGTAATACATCAAAGCCTTTTGGCCAAATacatagactcgtggactaggtTTAATTAATacctgaaccacgtaaaaatctcaatCTCCATtacttatttacttatttaatttcttaagctctcactttatcaatttctAAAATTCTCAGTAAACACATCGTAATAATTTAACACGAGTTGCTATCATATTGCATCTAAATTAGGCATTTTGATTAATGGGTTCCAAGAATGATATATAAATAATGGATATTTGCATCATgagtatttaaaattttgagtttataaacgatatatataataaattttttagtagTATAAGTACTTAATGTTAGTAAAATTCTTATTTTCTTCTAGTTCTATTAGTTCAGACTTCGTTAGTGTCTTAAATTTATAACTagacttaattttgaattttttgaaaGAAGACTCAAAAGTAACTAATATTACACGTTTCTGTCCAGACCCAATAAATTAAAATCTAGTTCTTAGATTTTTCCTGTTTAAGCCACTAATATAATCTCTAATGGTGAAATTGAatgaaaattacagttttactaAGGGATATTTGCGATGAAATCCCTTAACATTTATAATTGTTACATATATGATCTCAATTACAAAAAGTAGCGATAAAAGTACATTATTTTACGATTTTGTTGCGGGCGTACCTTTTTTGACTATTAAGTGTCAACTTAGAAACATGTGGAGATATATTATTAGATCACGTATATCGCTACGTGTTTCTGAGTTGGCACCTAACGGGCTTAGTAAGcacttaataactaaaaaaaatgtacAACTGCAATAAAATCGTAAAATATAGTACTTTTGtcgtattttcttttattagaGTCATATGTGTAACAATTACAAATAATAGTTTTGCCGcaaatagtatttttattaGCCGTGAGTACATGTattgtaaaatataatattaaacatataccctttacaaatttaaaattttggcTATGATCATACCCTTAACCAAATCTGTTTAAGTGAGGAATCAAAACATTGAATATTAGACGATAAATCAATGGATGAAAACACGTGCTAAGCTTGAAGTTAAACAGTGCATGTGAACACTTCACAATTGTCACAATTTCACAAATAGATTTGTTAAGTTTGAAATAAGAGAATTGTTAAAAGGGATTACGAGTATCTTACACTTTTTTCCATATTATACTATTATTGATCTAATTAATTATTGAGTGGCATGTAATTTAAAAGACTTGATACATAATAGATAAtgcataataataattttaatgataAAATTGCTAGTCTCTTGTTTAGTAAACAAATAACAaagattgttttatttttatggatgaaacTCCTCATCATTGTTTATCCTCTTTAAATTTTAACAGAAATATCTGTGTACTGGTATGTACTGCAACTTTTTTCTCTTGCTGGTATGTACTGATACTTTACTCATAAAGTTTTGGATAAAATCACAGAGAGTACGAATAAAAGAAAAGCTCATTAGCTTTGAGTGTAGAGAGTGAGAGGGTTCACGAGCTCGGTTGGTCTCACGCACCGCCTCTGCAACTGCAAAGTACAAGTATTTGCCCCCCAAAAAGAGATAGAGAAGAAAAAGGAAGAGAATCTGAACTCGTTTTGATTATAATCAAGGGTGGCTGGAAGCTTCACGGGCCTCAACCCATTTTGGAGTCTCTTTCTTCACCCACCCACAGCTTCTACTTCCAATCCAGTGGCTCATATCACGCCACCTCACACTTGCTACCGGTTTCTGGTTTGATCTCGACCACTCTCATGGATAGTGCTTTGCCCATATGCCTTTCTATCTCTAtaatgtgagagagagagagagagagagagagagaggagtggTTGGtcttattcttttctttttcccttattATAAAGAGActagaaaaagaaagatggatcgATCGATGATCACAGTTGGACCAGGCATGGACATACCGATTATGCACGATAGCGATCGCTACGAGCTTGTGCGCGATATTGGGTCGGGAAATTTCGGGGTGGCCAGGTTGATGAGAGACAGGCAGACTGACGAGCTTGTAGCCGTTAAGTACATCGAGAGAGGTGAGAAGGTCAGTCTCTAAATTACTTCGTACTTCTTTCCGTTTCTTGGCCTTTTTAGTATGTTGTATTTGAAAGATTCAATGGGTTGCTGATCTTTTCGGTGTACAGGGTTCATGTCTTTATGAATTAATAATAATGGTTTCTGCTTTGTTGTGTTTGAACTCCAATTTGATCTTTGTTTAGTTGTTAATTCGGCTAACCCTGTTTTTACTCTTTATTCGAGTGTATGAAAATATGGTTTTGTTAGTTAAACTCGTACTTTTTGCCGCGTGTTCGTGAATTGAATAGTCTTTTGGACTATAAGCTTTCAATGATTGATGGGTTCTAATTTTAatcttagctttttttttttttctttattttccaaCACTGAGTTTTACTTCGAGGATGACTGGATTTTGCTAATTATTTCTTTTCCCCGTATTGTTGATATTAAAGAGGAGGACGGAGGATACTCAATATAGTTAATCTGGGGGAACAAAATAagaattgatattttttttttacttattcaTCTTTTTCTCATTAACTTTAATGAATTGACCACTACTTGATTTTCTTGGGTTAAAATTAGCATCATTTGAGCACAAGTTTCTGTATTTCCTTGAGTAATTGATATAAATAGTTTGTAATGTTCTTTTCTCTTTTGTTCTCTTTCATGTTTCAACTTCTCTTTTTATACGAAACAATAAAACCATCATTACTATGCTAAAAAGAGAGAGATTTAACGTAGTGATTATTATGTAATCTATGTTTTCAATTCTGTCGTGTAACTTGAACCCTGCAATCCCTGTTCTGTTATTTTTTGGTACCCCTAGCTGGAAGTGCTTAACTGATCTGAATTCGAGCAGCTTTGATTTTCAGTTTAATGGAATGCAAGAACATGTGTCAAACTGTTTTTATAACATGCACGCTCAAAAGTTTGGAGTGCCTATGATATGTATTTACCATCACAAtgctttctataaatatatatatattctgatAGATTTCAATCACATTCATCATTTATCCAATTACCTAGAGATCAACACTTTGTTTGTAGGAGGAATTAGAGGAATGATGGATTAAGGTCTATGGATTGAGTTGATCAATCCTTAGCTTTTAtgtgtttggttgggaggaaatAGGGTTAAGGAAGGGAAGAGGGTGTGGATTGCAAATCCACTTGGGCCCAAAAAAAACTATCCTTCGGAACTATGAAGGATTGAGTAATGAAGATgttaattttttctataactctCTTCTTACCTTAAAAGTAAGCTATAAAAATTAAAGGGGAATTActctatatactatttttttttaacttttttttttttttcaaatttacggtttgagtttttaaagtggttgcagcgctaattgcaataggggtttctgtacgattttttgttgcaatttaagttgcagcgctagttgcaataagggtttttatgtagaattccgtaaaaatacaaaaaaaaaaaaactgttttgaagtgtaaaaaagaaaaagccccaaaattaaattataatggCCATAAATAtgctaataaatatttatagtttTTATTTCAATAATTTAGAACTCCTTTCCTTCCTTCCAACATATCAAACAAATTTATGGTACACACCAAATCCATCCCCTTCTCTTATCTTTCTACACCTCATATACAATCAATCACTAACTCATTCTGTCCTTCTTGCCGAACAAAGGGTAAGTCTTGCTAGCTACGAGTGTAGTATAAATCTTACAAATCACTCACACATGAGCAATGTGGGACACAACACACCATACACATTTCCTTTCTTTAATAGATTTCAATCCCACACAAATATGCTTTCTATACTTGAAAGCTCCTCTACATACAAAAATTGTTAATAACTCTGCTGGTCACAATCCTATTGAAATGACAATTTTTTGACTCATAATTGGAAGAGCTTTCAAAGTTTATATTAATTGTAGTTATTCGTGATATAGCAATATAGGCAGGACATTATGTCATGTGATCAGTCAATACAGCTGAGGCCTGATGGTTTCCTATTATGTTGACATGGCATGTAATGGACACTACTTGCCGAATGCTCATCGGTCTCTATGTTGTAGGCCAGTGACTGACTTCAATGCTTTTAGTCAGTAATTCTATTCATTCTTCATTTAGTCGTAATTATTTACCTACTTGTTAATTGTGTGTAACAGATTGATGAAAATGTACGGAGGGAAATCATAAATCACAGGTCATTGAGGCATCCCAACATTGTCCGGTTCAAAGAGGTAAGCTTATTAAATGTGTTATCACAAATGAGCCTCTTTATGGAAGTTTCCTTTTAACAATTGTCTATATGTATGTAGGTCATCTTAACACCAACTCATCTAGCCATTGTAATGGAATATGCATCTGGCGGAGAGCTATTTGAGCGAATATGCAACGCTGGGAGATTCAGTGAGGATGAGGTTCCTATCCAGTTCATTGTTTTTGTTTCCAGCAGCAGCCACGACTTCTTTCTAATGTATGTTGTCTTGGGCTGCAGGCACGCTTCTTCTTCCAACAGCTTATATCAGGAGTTAGCTACTGTCACGCAATGGTATTTGAAAGctgtctttcttttctttttttaatggaaTTTTTTCTTGAGTTATCAATCCACCCAGAAGATGACTTGTCCTATGTTGCTCTTACAATTAAGCAAGTATGCCATCGTGATCTGAAATTGGAGAACACTTTGTTGGATGGAAGCCCAGCTCCACGTTTGAAGATTTGTGACTTTGGATACTCAAaggtattaattaattatattttactgtAATGTTCACTAGAGCTATGTATTTACTTAAGTCTTTGCAGTTTATGCTTGAAAGAACATTTTCAAGTAAAACATTATAAGGTGGTAAGGGTGACTATGCTCATGCATGGTGAAATACATTTTTCTTGTTGATGCTATTTCCTTCTGGTTAGAAGCAATTTCATGGAACTACCTACTTCTTTCTGCGTGTAATATTTGTTCATTAACATTGTGATTCTCTGTTAATGTTGGTTTGTACTAATAGTCAATGACATCTAATCAGATTCTATTTTGGTTTCTCAGTCCTCAGTGCTGCATTCACAACCAAAATCAACTGTTGGTACCCCTGCGTACATTGCGCCTGAAGTGTTACTTAAGAAAGAATATGATGGCaaggtaattttatttttgatctgTTGGAAGCATTCCCTATTTGaagagtattattttttttaaggcatTTGGATTGGAAGACTAGagtaagttttaaaattactcATCCTTTCTAAGTTTCTTGTGCATTTTCTTGCCATGATCTCGAGCACTTGGCTCTTGTTGATACCTTCAGAAAACGGGCCTCAAAAGATTGTCCCACATGCTCCTGGCTACACAATCAGATTGAAtctgatatttatttatttttttaaactagTAGTCAGCTTTCTTTTCTACTTTAGTTTGGATAACCTAGAAAAATGGACATTTGATGGGTGTAGGAGTTCCTGCATTGGAATTTTCATTTGCTGAATAAAATGATTCAATTAGTATGGCTATGCCCCCAAAGGGTGTGTTATATAACT
Above is a genomic segment from Cannabis sativa cultivar Pink pepper isolate KNU-18-1 unplaced genomic scaffold, ASM2916894v1 Contig3, whole genome shotgun sequence containing:
- the LOC115703234 gene encoding serine/threonine-protein kinase SRK2E isoform X1, which encodes MPFYLYNVRERERERERGVVGLILFFFPYYKETRKRKMDRSMITVGPGMDIPIMHDSDRYELVRDIGSGNFGVARLMRDRQTDELVAVKYIERGEKIDENVRREIINHRSLRHPNIVRFKEVILTPTHLAIVMEYASGGELFERICNAGRFSEDEARFFFQQLISGVSYCHAMQVCHRDLKLENTLLDGSPAPRLKICDFGYSKSSVLHSQPKSTVGTPAYIAPEVLLKKEYDGKIADVWSCGVTLYVMLVGAYPFEDPEEPKNFRKTIHRILNVQYSVPDYVHISPECRHLISRIFVADPAKRITIPEIRNHEWFLKNLPADLIDENTNNQFDEADQPMQSIDEIMQIISEATLPAAGANSLDQYLTGSLDIDDDMDDDLDTDPELDIDSSGEIVYAM